In one Conger conger chromosome 5, fConCon1.1, whole genome shotgun sequence genomic region, the following are encoded:
- the LOC133128180 gene encoding procollagen C-endopeptidase enhancer 2-like, producing MRRIMCCVLCLLLLSTWVHAQYQRRPIFTCGGNFSAESGFIGSEGYPGVYPPNTKCVWKITVPEGKVVSLSFQFIDLESDNLCRYDYVDVYSGQVSGQRLGRFCGTFRPGALVSSGNKMLVQMVSDANTAGSGFLAAFSAVLPNEQGERYCGGRLDKPSGSFKTPNWPEKDYPAGVTCSWHIVAPRNQIIEVKFEKFDLERDNYCRYDHVLIFNGREIDDARRIGRFCGDSPPAPILSDGNQLLIQFLSDLSLTADGFIGHYKFRPKRFRTTVAPLTISAPVVTTRATVLNYSAALCQQKCKRSGTLESHYCISNFVITGTVITAVAKGGSAYITVSIINMYKEGELTVQQAGKNMSTKIVILCKKCPFIRRGLNYIIMGLTDEDGRGIVGPQNFMLAFKAKNQRILTALKNQRC from the exons ATGAGGAGGataatgtgttgtgttttgtgcctACTGCTGCTGTCCACGTGGGTCCATGCTCAGTATCAGAGGAG GCCCATCTTTACGTGCGGAGGAAACTTTTCTGCGGAATCTGGGTTCATCGGTAGCGAAGGATACCCGGGAGTGTATCCCCCAAATACGAAATGTGTGTGGAAAATTACG GTCCCAGAGGGAAAGGTCGTCTCCCTGTCCTTCCAGTTTATCGACCTGGAGAGTGACAACCTGTGCAGGTACGACTATGTGGACGTGTACAGCGGGCAGGTCAGCGGGCAGCGGCTCGGCCGCTTCTGCGGAACCTTCCGGCCTGGCGCCCTGGTCTCCAGTGGCAACAAGATGCTGGTGCAGATGGTGTCCGACGCCAACACGGCAGGGAGCGGCTTCCTGGCCGCGTTTTCCGCCGTGCTGCCCAACGAACAAG GGGAAAGGTACTGTGGGGGACGTCTGGACAAACCCTCAGGCTCCTTCAAGACCCCTAACTGGCCTGAGAAAGACTATCCTGCGGGGGTCACCTGCTCCTGGCACATTGTGGCACCTAGAAACCAG ATCATTGAGGTAAAGTTTGAGAAATTTGACTTGGAGAGAGATAATTACTGCCGCTATGACCATGTGCTGATTTTCAATGGGCGAGAGATTGACGACGCCAGAAGAATCGGAAGGTTCTGTGGAGACAGCCCCCCAGC CCCAATCCTCTCTGACGGGAACCAGCTCCTGATTCAGTTCCTCTCTGACCTGAGTCTGACTGCAGACGGATTCATTGGTCACTACAAGTTCAGGCCAAAGAGATTCAGAACCACGGTCGCACCCCTGACTATTTCTGCTCCAGTGGTCACAACCAGAGCCACAG TACTTAATTATTCAGCAGCTCTGTGCCAGCAAAAATGCAAGCGGAGCGGCACTCTTGAGAGCCACTACTGCATAAGTAACTTTG TGATAACGGGTACAGTCATCACAGCTGTGGCCAAAGGAGGGAGCGCATATATCACTGTCTCCATCATCAACATGTACAAGGAAGGAGAGCTTACCGTCCAGCAAGCAGGCAAGAACATGAGCACCAAGATTGTTATCCTGTGCAAAAAGTGTCCTTTCATCAGAAGAG GTTTGAATTACATTATCATGGGCCTAACGGACGAGGACGGACGGGGCATCGTGGGTCCTCAGAACTTTATGTTGGCCTTCAAGGCTAAGAACCAGAGGATCCTCACTGCCTTGAAGAATCAGCGCTGCTGA